The proteins below are encoded in one region of Oncorhynchus masou masou isolate Uvic2021 chromosome 15, UVic_Omas_1.1, whole genome shotgun sequence:
- the lrrc41 gene encoding uncharacterized protein lrrc41: protein MPAPYLEQIRRAKEWQDAKVTSTITPTLKKICIKTVSRHMDVLDKKALDLPISLIKELLQHLNIVDLDRIQPAVNQKGISTSFVWAGILRRISGPRKGSTILTEDEWREISMHKLFNLAFYGFRFGGDTKYLLNVNFNSLLLVMAKYIQHLVLRTSRPHGYFFARRSVLSVLEKGVRCIQLGESTQLREWPSDVLYTLHRLLDHGAARDVIINQSPDPRLLAWILHGRGPRSKSHQCPMESMQGEMVKCCQAPNTAGRSAGDAEAANCQVLGEEEPDEEDNNGGTPCKRPRLSIASAKAELDLTSTPCQCMVPKPLCQMFIPSAGHSAEICHKGQIHSLKINDFRGGVFPVLLPLLPSWLCLHSLSLQSAWTFEEGDALSLAESLQQLSATPGCSLIELSVGSLTHPALMESLLNACPTLRSFSMEIHPVAEYHRAPLRSIPQPAHHAELSLEKLCVKVPKLRTSVESLMCVLLRSPRLTSLHVSGINSSTGFSPSHLLNTVAESNRHLKDLTLEDINLSDCHCAIFQLLDNYCMLEALSLKDCRLLEKCSDKEDVVRQLVNSLKKVPSLQSLNLAQNRLAKTVTVLGELFKGPSPSTVKELDISSNFIQPPELLELGKLLETHRPPQRLLLTLKSNPLDRNMELRDTALGTLSHLCDLITDHWNSRDTMADHISIM from the exons ATGCCTGCTCCTTACCTTGAACAAATTAGAAGAGCCAAGGAGTGGCAGGATGCCAAAGTTACTTCCACCATTACACCCACCTTGAAGAAGATATGCATCAAAACAGTGAGTCGTCACATGGATGTCCTAGACAAGAAAGCTCTTG ACCTACCAATCTCACTGATCAAGGAGCTCCTGCAGCATTTAAACATTGTTGATCTGGATAGAATTCAGCCTGCAGTGAACCAGAAAG GAATCTCCACCTCCTTTGTGTGGGCAGGAATATTGAGAAGAATCTCTGGGCCTCGCAAAGGGAGT ACTATACTCACCGAAGATGAATGGAGGGAGATAAGCATGCATAAGCTCTTTAACTTGGCCTTCTATGGCTTCAGGTTCGGAGGTGATACAAAATACCTCCTGAATGTCAACTTTAACTCCCTTCTCTTAGTCATGGCCAAATACATCCAGCACCTGGTTCTTCGAACATCACGACCACACGGCTACTTCTTCGCGAGGAGGTCCGTTCTGAGCGTTCTGGAGAAGGGTGTAAGGTGCATTCAACTGGGAGAGAGCACTCAGCTCAGAGAGTGGCCCAGTGATGTCTTATACACCCTGCACCGTTTACTGGACCACGGGGCAGCCCGTGATGTCATCATAAACCAGAGCCCAGATCCTCGTCTGCTGGCTTGGATTCTTCATGGCAGGGGACCTCGGAGTAAAAGCCACCAATGTCCAATGGAGTCCATGCAAGGTGAGATGGTCAAATGTTGCCAGGCGCCAAACACTGCAGGACGCAGCGCTGGAGATGCTGAGGCAGCCAACTGCCAGGTCCTAGGGGAAGAGGAGCCTGATGAAGAAGATAATAATGGTGGGACCCCATGCAAGCGTCCAAGGTTGAGTATTGCCTCTGCGAAGGCAGAGCTTGACTTGACCAGCACTCCATGCCAATGTATGGTACCCAAGCCATTGTGCCAGATGTTTATTCCCTCGGCTGGTCACTCGGCAGAGATTTGCCACAAGGGGCAAATCCATTCACTAAAGATCAATGACTTCAGGGGTGGAGTCTTCCCTGTACTGCTTCCTCTCCTGCCTTCTTGGCTGTGCCTCCACTCTCTAAGCCTGCAAAGTGCTT GGACCTTTGAGGAGGGTGATGCGTTGAGCCTGGCAGAGTCTCTCCAGCAGCTGTCTGCTACACCAGGCTGCTCCCTGATTGAGCTGAGTGTGGGGTCCCTGACACATCCTGCTCTCATGGAGTCCCTGCTGAATGCATGCCCCACCCTCAGGTCATTCTCCATGGAGATCCACCCTGTAGCAGAGTACCACAGAGCCCCACTGAGAAGCATTCCCCAGCCTGCACACCATGCAG AACTCTCACTGGAGAAGCTGTGTGTGAAAGTACCCAAATTGAGGACCAGTGTGGAGAGTCTGATGTGTGTGTTGCTACGCTCTCCTCGCCTCACCTCACTTCACGTCTCAGGAATCAATAGCTCAACTGGCTTCTCACCCAGCCACCTCCTCAACACAGTGGCAG AGTCCAATCGCCACCTGAAGGACCTCACCTTGGAGGATATCAACCTGTCTGATTGTCACTGTGCAATCTTCCAGCTACTGGATAACTACTGTATGTTGGAAG CGTTGTCATTGAAGGACTGTCGGCTTCTGGAGAAATGCAGTGACAAGGAAGATGTCGTCCGACAGCTGGTTAATTCTCTCAAAAAGGTTCCATCTCTCCAGTCTCTAAACCTGGCTCAAAACCGCCTCG CCAAGACTGTGACAGTTTTGGGGGAACTCTTCAAAGGACCCTCACCAAGCACAGTGAAAGAGCTGGACATCAG CTCCAACTTCATCCAGcctcctgagctgctagagttaGGGAAGTTGTTGGAGACCCACCGTCCTCCCCAGAGACTACTCCTCACCCTGAAGAGCAACCcactggacagaaacatggagcTGAGGGACACGGCTCTGGGCACGCTCAGCCACCTTTGTGACCTCATCACCGACCACTGGAACTCTAGGGACACCATGGCTGACCACATCAGCATCATGTGA